Proteins found in one Kineosporia corallincola genomic segment:
- a CDS encoding glycoside hydrolase family 53 protein encodes MKLRNWAAAAAAVVALAGVGVAAPPTAGAATTLTMLGADVSTLQRSTELGLKFYNASGTEQDALDILKADGVNYVRLRVWNNPASGYNNAAKVLAYARTVKAKGLKLLVDYHYSDTWADPGKQAKPAAWSSHGIAQLQTDVYDYTYKLCTDLKAQGTTPDSVQIGNEINVGMLWNDGKVVNSDFTNLGLLLKAGYNATKACNSSTQVMIHTANSDSLTNARWFYDGIKAQGVNWDITGLSYYCMWHGTLANLYNVISDVRTRYGKPVVVAETAFPFTASNADSTANSVTSATCEGITTSWAGQATEFSYVQNTARNAGAIGVFYWEPTWYGANAGNGWDPANFATSGNGWDNMAVFNWSGQVNPTIKWTP; translated from the coding sequence ATGAAGCTCAGGAACTGGGCCGCGGCAGCGGCGGCCGTGGTGGCTCTGGCCGGCGTCGGTGTCGCGGCGCCGCCGACGGCCGGTGCGGCCACCACCCTGACCATGCTGGGGGCGGACGTGTCCACCCTTCAGCGCAGCACCGAGCTGGGGCTGAAGTTCTACAACGCCTCCGGCACCGAGCAGGACGCCCTGGACATCCTCAAGGCCGACGGCGTCAACTACGTGCGGCTGCGGGTGTGGAACAACCCGGCCAGCGGCTACAACAACGCCGCCAAGGTGCTGGCCTATGCCAGAACGGTGAAGGCCAAGGGCCTGAAACTGCTGGTGGACTATCACTATTCGGACACCTGGGCGGACCCGGGCAAGCAGGCCAAGCCGGCCGCCTGGTCGTCGCACGGCATCGCCCAGCTCCAGACCGACGTCTACGACTACACCTACAAGCTCTGCACCGACCTGAAGGCCCAGGGCACCACGCCCGACAGCGTACAGATCGGCAACGAGATCAACGTCGGAATGCTCTGGAACGACGGCAAAGTCGTGAACAGCGACTTCACCAACCTGGGCCTGCTGCTGAAGGCCGGCTACAACGCGACCAAGGCGTGCAACAGCTCCACCCAGGTGATGATCCACACCGCGAACTCCGACAGCCTGACCAACGCCCGCTGGTTCTACGACGGGATCAAGGCCCAGGGCGTGAACTGGGACATCACCGGGCTGTCGTACTACTGCATGTGGCACGGCACCCTGGCCAACCTCTACAACGTGATCAGCGACGTGAGAACGCGTTACGGCAAACCGGTGGTGGTGGCCGAGACCGCCTTCCCGTTCACCGCCTCCAACGCCGACAGCACCGCCAACTCGGTGACCTCGGCCACCTGCGAGGGCATCACGACGTCGTGGGCCGGCCAGGCGACCGAGTTCTCGTACGTGCAGAACACCGCGCGCAACGCCGGGGCGATCGGCGTCTTCTACTGGGAGCCCACCTGGTACGGCGCCAATGCCGGAAACGGCTGGGACCCGGCCAACTTCGCCACCAGCGGCAACGGGTGGGACAACATGGCCGTGTTCAACTGGAGCGGGCAGGTGAACCCGACGATCAAGTGGACGCCGTGA
- a CDS encoding LacI family DNA-binding transcriptional regulator, whose translation MADGSPTRPEAAQTSGAAGPLDAPRPEAVPRSQAVPAEAAHPKSRGAARRAQRRGPTMEDVAEVAGVSRGTVSRVLNGAFHVSPESLAAVQAAMRETGYVVNQSARSLVTRRSGAIAFVLSEPQDRLFEDPVFGVLLRTCTQVLAEDDRSLVLMLASTPQEQSRVMRFVRGGHVDGVLLVSTHDGDPLAAQLDEAGVPVVVCGRPPAPGLRMPFVAADDRGGARLITQYLLDQGRRRIATVAGPDDTAGGVERLAGYRDVLGRRVPAHGVVRADDFSIAAGHAAMTGLLAGCPSLDAVFVASDLLAVGALEALHEAGRRVPEDVLVGGFDDSAVAAATRPPLTTVRQPLPQVAAEMVEVLMQLIAGRPASSRVLPTTLVRRGSA comes from the coding sequence ACCCACGCGGCCGGAAGCGGCGCAGACCTCGGGCGCGGCCGGGCCCCTTGACGCGCCCCGGCCCGAAGCCGTGCCCCGGTCCCAGGCCGTGCCGGCGGAAGCGGCCCATCCCAAGTCCCGCGGTGCCGCCCGCCGGGCCCAGCGTCGCGGCCCGACCATGGAAGACGTGGCCGAGGTGGCCGGCGTCTCGCGCGGCACCGTGTCCCGGGTGCTGAACGGTGCCTTCCACGTCAGCCCCGAGTCGCTGGCCGCGGTGCAGGCCGCGATGCGCGAAACCGGTTACGTGGTGAACCAGAGCGCCCGCAGCCTGGTCACCCGGCGCTCCGGCGCGATCGCGTTCGTGCTGTCCGAGCCGCAGGACCGGCTCTTCGAGGACCCGGTGTTCGGGGTGCTGCTGCGCACCTGCACGCAGGTGCTGGCCGAGGACGACCGCAGCCTGGTGCTCATGCTCGCCTCCACCCCGCAGGAGCAGTCGCGGGTGATGCGGTTCGTGCGGGGCGGGCACGTCGACGGGGTGCTGCTGGTGTCCACCCACGACGGCGACCCGCTGGCGGCGCAGCTCGACGAGGCCGGCGTGCCGGTGGTGGTGTGCGGGCGCCCGCCCGCCCCCGGCCTGCGCATGCCCTTCGTCGCCGCCGACGACCGCGGCGGGGCCCGGCTGATCACCCAGTATCTCCTGGACCAGGGCCGTCGCCGGATCGCCACGGTGGCCGGCCCGGACGACACGGCCGGTGGGGTGGAGCGGCTGGCCGGCTACCGGGACGTGCTGGGACGCCGCGTGCCGGCCCACGGGGTGGTGCGCGCGGACGACTTCAGCATCGCCGCCGGGCATGCCGCGATGACCGGTCTGCTGGCCGGATGCCCCTCTCTGGATGCGGTTTTCGTGGCCTCCGACCTGCTCGCGGTGGGGGCCCTGGAGGCTCTGCACGAGGCCGGTCGCCGGGTGCCCGAGGACGTGCTGGTGGGTGGGTTCGACGACTCCGCCGTGGCCGCCGCCACCCGCCCGCCGCTGACCACCGTGCGCCAGCCGCTGCCCCAGGTCGCCGCCGAGATGGTCGAGGTGCTGATGCAGCTCATCGCCGGGCGCCCGGCGTCATCCCGCGTGCTGCCCACCACGTTGGTGCGGCGCGGTTCCGCCTGA